One part of the Nitrosophilus kaiyonis genome encodes these proteins:
- the xth gene encoding exodeoxyribonuclease III: protein MTIATFNVNSIRARKDLIIRWLTEKVDIDVLCFQEIKCEEKNFPFKDFNDIGYECEVYGQKAYNGVAICSKLGFENIQKGFNNEKFDQEKRFIRAKISGIDIMNVYAPHGDIEGPKHTYKLEFYKFLKDYIKNSFDLENDLFCVVGDMNIAREDIDVWEPEILRGTIGFMDDEREAFEDFLSIGLIDLYRKFHPESHGFTWWDYMSGAVWRDEGMRIDYILSSKQLSAKCESIDVDMWTRRRRKPTPSDHAPVVAKFNL from the coding sequence ATGACAATAGCAACATTTAATGTCAACTCAATTAGAGCAAGAAAAGATCTTATTATAAGATGGTTAACTGAAAAAGTAGATATAGATGTTTTATGTTTTCAAGAGATTAAATGTGAAGAGAAAAATTTTCCTTTCAAAGATTTTAATGATATAGGATATGAATGTGAAGTTTATGGACAAAAAGCATATAATGGAGTTGCAATCTGTTCAAAACTTGGTTTTGAAAATATTCAAAAAGGCTTTAATAATGAAAAGTTTGACCAAGAAAAAAGATTTATAAGAGCAAAAATAAGTGGTATAGATATTATGAATGTGTATGCACCTCATGGAGATATTGAAGGACCAAAACATACATATAAACTTGAATTTTACAAATTTTTAAAAGATTATATAAAAAATAGTTTTGATCTTGAAAATGATCTTTTCTGTGTAGTTGGCGATATGAATATTGCAAGGGAAGATATTGATGTGTGGGAGCCAGAAATATTAAGAGGAACTATTGGTTTTATGGATGATGAAAGAGAAGCTTTTGAAGATTTTTTATCTATAGGTTTAATAGATCTTTATAGAAAATTTCATCCAGAAAGTCATGGATTTACATGGTGGGATTATATGAGTGGTGCTGTTTGGAGAGATGAGGGAATGAGAATAGATTATATTTTATCCTCAAAGCAGTTATCAGCAAAGTGTGAATCAATAGATGTTGATATGTGGACAAGAAGGAGAAGAAAACCTACTCCAAGTGACCATGCCCCTGTAGTGGCAAAATTTAATCTATAG
- a CDS encoding ferritin family protein, with protein sequence MREYETYRCNKCGNEVEVQKVGGGTLVCCGEEMECITENLTAVNLMKAFAGESMARNKYEFFAQIAFEEGYHRIARFFQEAADNEKYHAMAEFKAYNKLVNNVELDTTRKNLEYAAEGEKYEHEIMYPNFAKIAKEEGLNEIARMLKAIGKVEVEHEKEYRELIEALEAEGFFNSEEEEEWVCEVCGHVHRGKKPPKNCPLCKADSEYFKKKCEDVTKG encoded by the coding sequence ATGAGAGAGTATGAAACATACAGATGCAATAAATGTGGAAATGAAGTTGAAGTGCAAAAAGTTGGAGGTGGAACTCTTGTTTGTTGTGGGGAAGAGATGGAGTGTATTACAGAAAATCTTACAGCTGTAAATTTAATGAAAGCTTTTGCAGGTGAATCTATGGCAAGAAACAAATATGAGTTTTTTGCTCAAATCGCATTTGAAGAGGGTTATCACAGAATTGCAAGATTTTTTCAAGAAGCAGCGGATAATGAGAAATATCATGCAATGGCTGAATTTAAAGCCTATAACAAACTTGTTAATAATGTTGAACTTGATACTACAAGAAAAAATCTTGAATATGCAGCCGAGGGTGAAAAATATGAACATGAGATTATGTATCCTAACTTTGCTAAAATAGCAAAAGAGGAAGGGTTAAATGAGATTGCCAGAATGCTTAAAGCTATAGGAAAAGTAGAAGTTGAACATGAAAAAGAGTATAGAGAGTTAATAGAAGCTTTGGAAGCTGAAGGATTTTTTAATAGTGAAGAGGAAGAAGAGTGGGTATGCGAAGTGTGCGGTCATGTGCATAGAGGAAAAAAACCACCTAAAAACTGCCCACTTTGTAAAGCTGATAGTGAATATTTTAAGAAAAAATGTGAAGACGTAACGAAAGGATAA
- a CDS encoding S1C family serine protease, which yields MSFYKKVFTYTLAILLLMIAWRLIPFLEIAISAQPKPVTPRGELSPIEKTNIEIFEKSKDSVVYISTLEQVVDLWSLSVFNIPKGTGSGFVWDKFGHIVTNFHVIEGASEARVRLSNGQDYKAILIGADPSHDLAVLKINPVPGVMKPIIIGTSKDLKVGQLVYAIGNPFGLDWTMTSGIISALDRVIDEENGAKIKHAIQTDAAINPGNSGGPLLDSAGRVIGVNTAIYSPSGAYAGIGFAIPIDLVNKVVSQLIAYGRYKRADIGIESDDRINRLLKKRFNIEGVAILGIKPGSSAYEAGLIPAKIYPDGRIIFGDIIIEADGKKVASLKDLDEILEEKNIGDTIILTVKRGEKVLKISVILK from the coding sequence ATGAGTTTTTACAAAAAAGTTTTTACATACACTTTGGCAATACTTTTACTTATGATTGCTTGGAGGCTAATTCCTTTTTTAGAGATAGCTATAAGTGCTCAGCCTAAACCAGTTACGCCAAGAGGTGAATTAAGCCCAATTGAAAAAACAAATATAGAGATTTTTGAAAAAAGCAAAGATAGTGTTGTTTATATTTCTACATTAGAGCAAGTTGTAGATCTTTGGAGTTTAAGTGTTTTTAATATCCCAAAAGGAACAGGTAGCGGCTTTGTTTGGGATAAATTTGGTCATATTGTAACAAATTTTCATGTAATTGAAGGGGCAAGTGAGGCAAGAGTTAGGCTTAGCAATGGACAAGATTACAAGGCTATTCTAATTGGAGCCGATCCATCTCATGATTTAGCTGTTTTGAAAATAAATCCTGTCCCAGGCGTTATGAAACCTATAATTATAGGTACTTCTAAAGATTTAAAAGTAGGGCAACTTGTATATGCTATTGGAAATCCTTTTGGTCTTGATTGGACAATGACAAGTGGAATCATATCTGCTCTTGATAGAGTTATTGATGAAGAAAATGGTGCAAAAATAAAGCATGCAATTCAAACAGATGCTGCCATCAATCCTGGCAATTCTGGAGGACCTCTTCTTGATAGTGCAGGAAGAGTGATTGGAGTAAATACTGCAATTTATAGTCCAAGTGGAGCATATGCTGGCATAGGCTTTGCTATACCGATAGATTTAGTAAATAAAGTTGTATCTCAGTTAATAGCCTATGGAAGATATAAAAGGGCAGATATTGGAATAGAGAGTGATGATAGAATCAATAGACTTTTAAAAAAGAGATTTAATATAGAAGGCGTTGCAATACTTGGTATAAAACCAGGAAGTAGTGCTTATGAAGCAGGTTTAATCCCAGCAAAAATATATCCAGATGGTAGAATCATTTTTGGAGACATTATCATAGAAGCTGATGGTAAAAAGGTTGCCTCTTTAAAAGATTTAGATGAGATTTTAGAAGAAAAAAATATAGGAGATACAATTATCTTAACAGTAAAAAGAGGGGAAAAAGTTTTAAAAATATCCGTTATTTTAAAATAG
- a CDS encoding multiheme c-type cytochrome translates to MKKFLILLIALFLYSQDFTPSKVCKGCHPVIYKEYKNSMHFKSTIFRDEIHKKVFIKHPLYKKNSYKCAKCHSPTDKTLLKNIALHKKALPDIKSIGQKEAISCAYCHRIKNIEKHAKMNKNIINEKGKYFYAYDENIKGVKKYKIKSGIFNTIEGSPFHIIDGKNEIYKNGKVCMGCHSHKQNSHGLEVCKTDYDNKSKKNCIDCHMPKILGSFVNHKDTKTHRYHGFAGIFNNPEYLKKYIEVKVVNRSPLIIRVKNKTSHNLLLHPLRVLALKVYIYEKEKLVKILEERFFKQFGKDGKKAAIWEANEVLKDNTIKANKTKDINFLIDSKNRKIKIELGFYVVNPKIAKKLRLNRFSKFKILKIIEL, encoded by the coding sequence ATGAAAAAATTTTTGATTTTATTGATTGCTCTATTTTTATATTCTCAAGATTTTACACCTAGCAAAGTATGTAAAGGTTGCCATCCTGTAATTTATAAAGAGTATAAAAACTCTATGCATTTTAAATCAACAATATTTAGAGATGAAATACATAAAAAAGTTTTTATAAAACATCCTTTATATAAAAAAAACTCTTATAAATGTGCAAAATGCCATTCTCCTACCGATAAGACTCTTTTAAAAAATATTGCCTTACATAAAAAAGCTCTTCCAGATATAAAAAGTATAGGTCAAAAAGAGGCAATTTCATGTGCCTATTGCCATAGAATAAAAAATATTGAAAAACATGCAAAAATGAATAAAAATATAATAAATGAAAAAGGTAAATATTTTTATGCGTATGATGAAAATATTAAAGGAGTAAAAAAATATAAAATAAAAAGCGGCATTTTTAATACAATAGAAGGCTCACCTTTCCATATTATAGATGGAAAAAATGAGATTTATAAAAATGGTAAGGTTTGTATGGGTTGCCATTCACATAAACAAAATTCTCATGGTTTAGAAGTATGTAAAACTGATTATGATAATAAAAGCAAAAAAAACTGTATAGATTGTCATATGCCAAAAATTTTAGGAAGTTTTGTAAACCATAAAGATACAAAAACTCATAGATATCATGGTTTTGCAGGAATTTTTAATAATCCAGAATATTTAAAAAAATATATAGAAGTTAAAGTAGTAAATAGGTCTCCTCTTATTATAAGAGTTAAAAATAAAACATCACATAATCTTTTGTTGCATCCTTTGAGAGTATTGGCTTTAAAAGTTTATATATATGAAAAAGAAAAATTAGTAAAAATTTTAGAAGAAAGATTTTTTAAACAGTTTGGAAAAGATGGTAAAAAAGCCGCAATATGGGAAGCTAACGAAGTTTTGAAAGATAATACTATTAAAGCAAATAAGACAAAAGATATAAATTTTTTAATAGATTCAAAAAACAGGAAAATAAAAATAGAGTTAGGATTTTATGTAGTCAATCCAAAAATAGCAAAAAAACTAAGACTGAATAGATTTTCAAAATTTAAGATATTAAAAATAATAGAATTATAA
- a CDS encoding Fur family transcriptional regulator yields MKGLNYQELLKKYDLKATPQRVIFLNELEKNGHLSIEELEEKIKKIIPSVSTATIYKNINAMVEKGLLSEVKLPNSKNRYEITKDSHAHFICEKCSKVEDLYIDDECLKNNIDKNIVINDIDIVIKGICEECSKKEL; encoded by the coding sequence ATGAAAGGGTTAAATTATCAAGAGCTTCTTAAAAAATATGATCTTAAAGCTACTCCGCAAAGGGTTATATTTTTAAATGAGTTAGAAAAAAATGGACATTTAAGTATCGAGGAACTTGAAGAGAAAATCAAAAAAATCATTCCTTCAGTTTCAACAGCGACAATTTATAAAAATATTAATGCAATGGTTGAAAAGGGACTATTAAGTGAAGTTAAACTTCCAAACAGTAAAAATAGATATGAAATAACAAAAGATTCCCATGCTCATTTTATATGTGAAAAATGTTCAAAAGTTGAAGATTTATATATTGATGATGAATGTTTAAAAAACAATATTGATAAAAATATAGTAATAAATGATATAGATATAGTTATAAAAGGTATATGTGAGGAGTGTAGCAAGAAAGAGCTATAG
- a CDS encoding ferritin-like domain-containing protein, translated as MARKGISILKGIEADEVIALLNKAYADEWLAYYQYFIEAKVVKGIMKDGVVAELNQHAADELRHATMVADRILQLGGEPLIHPKDWFTYANCAYEAPTNPDVLKVLEQAIKGEQCAIDVYSKIAEITQGKDIVTYDIVSQILADEVEHEEDLQALYEDIQEFIDQFKLK; from the coding sequence ATGGCAAGAAAAGGGATAAGTATATTAAAAGGTATTGAGGCAGATGAGGTTATAGCTTTATTAAATAAAGCGTATGCTGATGAGTGGCTTGCATATTATCAATATTTTATTGAAGCAAAAGTTGTAAAAGGAATTATGAAAGATGGCGTAGTAGCTGAGCTAAATCAACATGCGGCAGATGAACTAAGACATGCAACAATGGTAGCTGATCGTATTTTACAGCTTGGAGGCGAGCCACTGATTCATCCAAAAGATTGGTTTACATATGCAAATTGTGCCTATGAAGCGCCAACAAATCCAGATGTTTTAAAAGTTTTAGAACAAGCTATTAAGGGAGAACAGTGTGCTATAGATGTTTATAGCAAAATTGCTGAAATCACACAAGGAAAAGATATAGTTACATATGATATTGTAAGCCAAATTTTGGCTGATGAGGTGGAGCATGAAGAGGATCTTCAAGCACTATATGAAGATATTCAAGAATTTATAGATCAATTTAAACTAAAATAG
- a CDS encoding MBL fold metallo-hydrolase, whose protein sequence is MLLYSIKKIDFKNSDKYKLIYINGRFFSNMDSSKHLTFLNILKWKIKSFDLFDFSSQKSCLEIDKNLKSLNDEKDKIVWLTHSTIYIKVNKKDILIDPVFEDFIGYKRYVKSPYRYDDFKNIDIVLVSHSHYDHCDKRSLKNLFIKFNPLFVLPKFLNILPDKVKKVDLLWFESVNFENFKIVFLPSYHWRRRGLFDKNRSLWGSFLIDTGKITIYFAGDSGYNTHFKDIGENFNIDIAILPIGAYKPSFIMRPSHLNPKEALLAFKDLNAKLFIPVHYGTFKLSDEPLCEPIEVLKKIAKDEKIKVLNPGEIFYLEEIWKK, encoded by the coding sequence ATGTTACTTTATAGTATCAAAAAAATAGATTTTAAAAATAGTGATAAATATAAATTAATATATATAAATGGCAGATTTTTTTCAAATATGGACAGTTCCAAACATTTAACATTTTTAAATATATTAAAATGGAAAATCAAAAGTTTTGATTTATTTGATTTTTCTTCACAAAAAAGTTGTCTTGAAATAGACAAAAATTTAAAATCGTTAAATGATGAAAAAGATAAAATAGTTTGGCTCACACATTCAACTATTTATATTAAAGTTAATAAAAAAGATATCTTAATTGATCCAGTATTTGAAGATTTTATCGGTTATAAAAGGTATGTAAAATCTCCATATCGATATGATGATTTTAAAAATATAGATATTGTTTTAGTTTCACATTCACATTATGATCATTGTGATAAAAGATCACTTAAAAATCTCTTTATAAAATTTAATCCTTTATTTGTATTACCAAAATTTTTAAATATATTGCCAGATAAAGTAAAAAAAGTAGATCTTTTATGGTTTGAATCTGTTAATTTTGAAAATTTTAAAATTGTTTTTCTTCCTTCTTATCACTGGCGTAGAAGAGGGCTATTTGATAAAAATCGATCACTTTGGGGAAGTTTTTTAATAGATACTGGAAAAATTACAATTTACTTTGCAGGAGATAGTGGTTACAATACCCATTTTAAAGATATTGGAGAAAATTTTAATATTGATATTGCTATTTTGCCAATTGGAGCGTATAAGCCATCTTTTATTATGAGACCTAGCCATTTAAATCCAAAAGAGGCGCTTTTGGCTTTTAAGGATTTAAATGCTAAACTATTTATTCCTGTGCATTATGGGACTTTTAAACTATCAGATGAGCCATTATGTGAACCAATTGAAGTTTTGAAAAAAATAGCTAAAGATGAAAAAATTAAAGTATTAAATCCAGGAGAAATTTTTTATTTGGAGGAAATATGGAAAAAATAG